A region of Pseudomonas cavernicola DNA encodes the following proteins:
- a CDS encoding efflux RND transporter periplasmic adaptor subunit — protein MLLRRMLIMLGGVALVVLALAAFKFNSFIQMGKAFSVPPPPISVSAAQAVEIPWQSRLPAIGTLKAFQGVDLTVEASGTVKDVLFLSGEKVTLHQPIVQLDSDVEQATLATSEAELGLARVEFERARSLLSRQALSKSEFDRLSAELQKAITRVAQLKAILAKKRILAPFAGTIGIRQVDVGDFVSSGTMIATLQDVSTLFVDFFLPEQSVPQLSVGQRVRFSVAAYPGEVFEGDIGAINPKVEDTTRNVQVRAMLNNPDGKLLPGMFANLEVLLPGEKVRVVVPETALTYTLYGNSVYVIGEQKAEDGQLQKDAKDQTPLVVERRFVETGERRDGLVVILKGLSRGEQVVTAGQLKLDNGSHVSIAADQTQPATSNSQPSSN, from the coding sequence ATGTTGCTCCGCCGCATGCTGATCATGCTGGGCGGTGTCGCCCTCGTGGTGCTCGCCCTCGCCGCTTTCAAGTTCAATTCGTTCATTCAGATGGGCAAGGCTTTTTCCGTCCCGCCTCCGCCGATCAGCGTATCCGCCGCCCAGGCCGTGGAAATACCGTGGCAGAGCCGACTGCCGGCCATCGGTACGCTCAAGGCGTTCCAAGGCGTGGATCTGACCGTGGAAGCCAGCGGCACGGTGAAAGATGTGCTGTTTCTCTCCGGCGAAAAAGTCACCCTGCATCAGCCCATCGTGCAACTGGACAGCGATGTCGAGCAGGCAACCCTGGCCACCTCCGAGGCAGAGCTGGGCTTGGCGCGGGTCGAGTTCGAGCGTGCGCGTAGCCTGCTCAGCCGCCAGGCGCTCTCAAAAAGCGAGTTCGATCGCCTCTCCGCCGAGCTGCAAAAGGCCATCACCCGAGTCGCGCAATTGAAGGCCATTCTGGCGAAGAAGCGCATCCTTGCGCCGTTTGCCGGCACTATCGGCATCCGTCAGGTCGATGTCGGTGACTTCGTCTCCAGCGGCACCATGATCGCCACCCTGCAAGACGTCAGCACCTTGTTCGTCGACTTCTTTCTGCCCGAACAGTCCGTACCACAGCTGAGCGTTGGCCAGCGGGTGCGCTTCAGTGTCGCCGCCTATCCAGGTGAAGTTTTCGAAGGTGACATCGGCGCGATCAACCCGAAGGTGGAAGACACCACGCGCAATGTGCAAGTACGTGCCATGTTGAACAACCCGGACGGCAAGCTGCTGCCGGGGATGTTCGCCAACCTGGAGGTGCTGCTGCCGGGCGAAAAAGTACGAGTGGTAGTGCCGGAAACCGCCCTCACCTACACCCTCTATGGCAACTCGGTGTACGTGATTGGTGAGCAGAAAGCGGAGGACGGCCAGTTGCAGAAAGACGCCAAGGATCAAACCCCGCTGGTGGTCGAGCGGCGCTTCGTGGAAACCGGCGAACGCCGTGATGGCCTGGTAGTGATCCTCAAGGGGCTCTCGCGCGGCGAACAGGTGGTAACCGCCGGCCAGCTCAAACTGGATAACGGTTCACACGTGAGCATCGCCGCCGACCAGACCCAACCCGCGACTTCGAACAGTCAGCCCAGTAGCAACTGA